In a genomic window of Amorphus orientalis:
- a CDS encoding arylsulfatase translates to MKGIMPKLAALPFVLMLAVPAVAQEDPERQPPNILVIWGDDIGWSNVSAYGHPIMGYATPNIDRIAEEGILFTDHYAQPSCTAGRAAFITGQYPIRSGMTTVGQPGSPLGLQPESPSLAELLKAEGYRTGQFGKNHLGDRNVHLPTNHGFDEFFGNLYHLNTQEEAEQRDYQRFAEEFAGSLEAYEARYGTRGVLHTFATEEFDDTEDPRFGVVGNQTIEDTGPLTQERMKTFDTEEVVPRAIAFMEASLEADEPFFVWLNTSRMHLYTRLREESRYLAETYTFEDDYYGSGMIEHDTDIGMVLAWLDDNGLTDNTIVWYSTDNGPEHSSWPHGGTTPFRGEKMTTFEGGVRVPSVIRWPAALPAGEVRTGIQAHQDMFTTLAAAAGIEDPAERVETEKGQFIDGVNNLAYWLGQSDRSERNHIFHYYESILTAVRMGPWKFHFSTKEDYYANLEPRTAPLVFNIRSDPFESYDSTDAYGHLMQKVSWLIQPMSTLMAQHLQSLAEYPPVQGGTSFDMSNVVEDFMSKGLQ, encoded by the coding sequence ATGAAAGGTATCATGCCGAAACTGGCGGCATTGCCGTTTGTCCTCATGCTGGCGGTGCCGGCCGTCGCACAGGAGGACCCGGAGCGCCAGCCGCCCAACATCCTGGTGATCTGGGGAGACGACATCGGCTGGTCCAACGTGTCCGCGTACGGCCATCCGATCATGGGCTATGCGACGCCGAACATCGATCGGATCGCCGAGGAAGGCATCCTCTTCACCGATCATTACGCGCAGCCCTCGTGCACGGCCGGACGGGCCGCCTTCATCACCGGGCAGTATCCGATCCGCTCGGGCATGACGACGGTGGGTCAGCCGGGCTCGCCGCTGGGTCTGCAACCGGAAAGCCCCTCGCTCGCCGAACTCCTGAAGGCCGAAGGCTACCGGACCGGGCAGTTCGGAAAGAACCATCTCGGGGACCGCAACGTCCACCTGCCCACCAATCACGGCTTCGACGAGTTCTTCGGCAACCTGTACCACCTCAACACGCAGGAAGAGGCCGAACAGCGCGACTACCAGCGCTTCGCCGAAGAGTTCGCCGGATCGCTGGAAGCCTACGAGGCCCGCTACGGCACCCGGGGCGTGCTCCATACCTTCGCCACCGAGGAATTCGACGACACCGAAGATCCGCGGTTCGGCGTGGTCGGCAACCAGACCATCGAAGACACCGGTCCGCTGACCCAGGAGCGGATGAAGACCTTCGACACCGAGGAAGTCGTTCCGAGAGCCATCGCGTTCATGGAGGCCTCACTGGAGGCGGACGAGCCGTTCTTCGTCTGGCTCAACACCAGCCGGATGCACCTCTACACCCGGCTTCGGGAGGAATCGCGCTATCTCGCCGAGACCTACACCTTCGAGGACGACTACTACGGCAGCGGCATGATCGAGCACGATACCGATATCGGTATGGTTCTGGCGTGGCTCGACGACAACGGTCTGACCGACAACACCATCGTCTGGTACTCCACCGACAACGGACCCGAGCACTCCTCCTGGCCCCACGGTGGAACGACGCCGTTCCGCGGCGAGAAGATGACGACCTTCGAGGGCGGCGTCCGCGTCCCGTCGGTGATCCGGTGGCCCGCCGCTCTGCCGGCCGGCGAGGTTCGGACGGGGATCCAGGCCCACCAGGACATGTTCACGACCCTGGCAGCCGCCGCCGGCATCGAGGATCCCGCCGAGCGGGTCGAGACCGAGAAGGGTCAGTTCATCGACGGCGTCAACAATCTCGCCTACTGGCTCGGCCAGAGTGACCGGTCGGAGCGCAACCACATCTTCCACTACTATGAGAGCATCCTGACCGCCGTCCGGATGGGGCCGTGGAAGTTCCACTTCTCGACCAAGGAAGACTACTACGCGAACCTGGAGCCCAGGACCGCACCGCTGGTCTTCAACATCCGCTCCGATCCATTCGAAAGCTACGACAGCACCGACGCCTACGGGCACCTGATGCAGAAGGTCTCGTGGCTGATCCAGCCGATGTCGACGCTCATGGCCCAGCATCTCCAGTCGCTGGCGGAGTATCCGCCGGTCCAGGGCGGCACGTCCTTCGACATGTCGAACGTGGTGGAGGACTTCATGAGCAAGGGACTTCAGTGA
- a CDS encoding serine hydrolase domain-containing protein, with protein MSSLVSRVAAATTVLLVASLPAAAQEVRDLDRALTGAVEAGELSGLHAAFVAHDGEVLAEAYFSGEDQRWGEPIGMRTFGPDELHDLRSVTKSVVGILYGIALSEGKVPPVDAPLIAQFPEYADLLDDPQRASIRIEDALSMTMGTEWNEDLPYSDPRNSEVAMEMADDRYRFVLDRPMVSKPGEAWTYSGGATAIVGKLISDGVGEPIDTYAERVLFAPLGISSFEWVRGDDGIPSAASGLRLTLPDLAKLGEMILQEGRYDGRQVVPAVWLKASMTPHAEVPSGLRYGYFWWLAPYGNPPAWAAGFGNGGQRLTVQPDMGVVVAVLAGNYNQPGDWQLPVKIIEEYVVPAVQARGKP; from the coding sequence ATGTCGTCTTTGGTTTCAAGGGTCGCTGCGGCGACCACGGTGTTGCTCGTCGCCAGCCTGCCGGCCGCGGCGCAGGAGGTCCGGGATCTGGACCGGGCTCTGACAGGAGCGGTCGAGGCAGGCGAATTGTCGGGGTTGCATGCCGCGTTCGTGGCGCACGACGGCGAGGTTCTGGCCGAGGCCTATTTCTCGGGTGAGGACCAGCGCTGGGGCGAGCCGATCGGCATGCGCACGTTCGGGCCGGATGAACTCCACGATCTGCGGTCCGTGACGAAATCGGTCGTGGGCATTCTGTACGGCATTGCCCTGTCGGAAGGGAAAGTGCCGCCGGTCGATGCGCCCCTGATCGCCCAGTTTCCCGAGTACGCCGATCTTCTCGACGATCCGCAGCGCGCGTCGATCCGGATTGAAGATGCGCTGTCCATGACGATGGGGACGGAGTGGAACGAGGACCTTCCCTACAGCGACCCGCGCAACAGCGAGGTCGCCATGGAAATGGCCGACGATCGCTACCGGTTCGTGCTCGACCGCCCGATGGTGTCGAAGCCGGGCGAGGCCTGGACCTACAGTGGCGGGGCGACGGCGATCGTGGGCAAGCTGATTTCCGATGGCGTCGGCGAGCCGATCGACACTTATGCCGAGCGCGTTCTGTTCGCGCCCCTCGGGATTTCGAGCTTCGAATGGGTGCGGGGTGACGATGGCATTCCCTCGGCAGCCTCAGGCCTGCGGCTGACGCTGCCCGATCTTGCCAAGCTCGGCGAGATGATCCTTCAGGAGGGGCGTTATGACGGGCGCCAGGTGGTGCCCGCGGTGTGGCTGAAGGCTTCGATGACGCCCCACGCGGAGGTGCCGAGCGGGCTCCGGTACGGCTATTTCTGGTGGCTCGCTCCCTACGGAAACCCGCCGGCATGGGCCGCCGGTTTCGGCAATGGCGGCCAGCGCCTGACCGTCCAGCCGGACATGGGCGTTGTCGTCGCCGTCCTTGCGGGAAACTACAACCAGCCCGGCGACTGGCAGCTCCCGGTGAAGATCATCGAAGAGTACGTGGTGCCGGCCGTTCAGGCCCGCGGGAAGCCCTGA
- a CDS encoding GFA family protein codes for MAREFDPLVGICRCGRTRFQVSAPPLITAACHCRGCQRMSASAFSLTAMVAATTFRVLEGEPVPAGVQGNGLAHFCCPHCKSWMFTRIDGVPEFVNVRPAMIDDPAWCVPFMETMTAERLSWARTPARHSYERFPSMEDLPGLMQAFSDHLAVNGGVP; via the coding sequence ATGGCCCGCGAATTCGATCCTCTCGTCGGCATCTGCCGCTGCGGGCGCACGCGCTTTCAGGTGAGCGCGCCGCCGCTGATCACCGCCGCATGCCACTGCCGCGGGTGCCAGCGGATGAGCGCAAGCGCCTTCTCGCTGACCGCGATGGTGGCCGCGACCACCTTCCGGGTGCTGGAGGGCGAACCGGTTCCGGCCGGCGTGCAGGGCAACGGGCTCGCCCATTTCTGCTGTCCGCACTGCAAGTCCTGGATGTTCACGCGCATCGACGGCGTGCCGGAGTTCGTCAACGTGCGCCCGGCCATGATCGATGATCCCGCCTGGTGCGTGCCTTTCATGGAAACGATGACGGCCGAGCGGCTGTCGTGGGCGCGCACGCCGGCGCGGCACAGCTACGAGAGGTTCCCCTCGATGGAGGACCTGCCGGGCCTGATGCAGGCCTTTTCCGATCACCTGGCGGTCAACGGCGGCGTGCCGTAG
- a CDS encoding TAXI family TRAP transporter solute-binding subunit, with amino-acid sequence MTGTAAKFIALLAAALAVAMVLTSAKAGGTGRAESVHTMSTFEPGSTNYEVTDAFARLVSKYAPGIEVDLEATEALPEAMVRLADGKLDYSAVVWTLVDAMSKGSHPFDRFPDAAEKSTNLRGIFYFPTGVPHLLTLEDEGIRSFRDLRGKRIFVGPANGTGTRFFTDLILEYAGLQAGTDYELAELTFTQAYDQFLDGSLDGVFYFGSAPRDQVKIASIARKVRVVGFTQSDLRSNPELVRKLSGPGFRVGCIPTHFYGPNQINDEPQCYHQIGLGIATHEEMPDDVVYAATKAFWENIDEFYEREEWENLGGTVIQNPFRDQVKLENALIGMNVPLHPGAARYYREKGLLIPADLVPDH; translated from the coding sequence GTGACTGGAACAGCCGCGAAGTTCATTGCTCTCCTTGCTGCCGCCCTGGCGGTGGCGATGGTGCTGACCTCCGCCAAAGCGGGCGGGACCGGGCGCGCCGAGTCCGTTCATACGATGAGCACCTTCGAGCCCGGCAGCACCAACTACGAAGTGACAGACGCCTTCGCCCGTCTGGTCAGCAAATATGCACCCGGTATTGAGGTGGACCTGGAAGCGACCGAGGCGCTTCCCGAAGCGATGGTCCGGCTGGCCGATGGGAAGCTCGATTATTCGGCAGTGGTGTGGACGCTGGTCGATGCGATGTCGAAAGGAAGCCACCCGTTCGACCGCTTTCCGGATGCAGCGGAAAAGTCGACCAATCTCCGGGGCATTTTCTATTTTCCGACCGGGGTGCCGCATCTGCTGACCTTGGAGGACGAAGGTATCCGGTCCTTCAGGGACCTTCGAGGCAAGCGGATCTTCGTCGGACCGGCCAACGGGACGGGCACACGGTTCTTCACAGACCTGATCCTCGAATATGCGGGACTGCAGGCCGGCACCGACTACGAGCTTGCGGAACTCACCTTCACGCAAGCGTACGATCAGTTTCTGGACGGGTCGCTGGATGGGGTCTTCTATTTCGGATCCGCTCCGCGAGATCAGGTCAAGATCGCCTCGATCGCCCGCAAGGTTCGCGTTGTCGGCTTTACGCAATCGGATCTTCGTTCCAACCCCGAACTGGTTCGGAAACTCTCAGGGCCCGGATTCAGGGTGGGCTGCATCCCAACGCATTTCTACGGGCCGAACCAGATCAACGACGAGCCGCAGTGCTATCATCAGATCGGGCTCGGGATCGCGACCCACGAGGAGATGCCCGACGATGTCGTCTATGCGGCGACGAAGGCGTTCTGGGAGAATATCGACGAGTTCTATGAACGCGAAGAATGGGAAAATCTCGGCGGCACGGTCATCCAGAACCCGTTTCGCGACCAGGTGAAGCTCGAAAACGCCCTGATCGGGATGAACGTGCCCCTGCATCCCGGAGCCGCCCGCTACTACCGGGAGAAGGGGCTCCTTATTCCGGCCGATCTGGTCCCCGATCACTGA
- a CDS encoding formate--tetrahydrofolate ligase, translating to MMTAKSDLEIARAADCRPIAEIAAKLDIPFENLVPFGHDKAKVSLDYAASLKDRPDGKLVLVTAINPTPAGEGKTTTTVGLGDALNRIGKRTTICLREPSLGPCFGMKGGAAGGGYAQVVPMEDINLHFTGDFHAITTAHNLLAAMVDNHLHWGNALGIDPRRIVWRRVMDMNDRALRDIAIGLGGTANGVVRESGFDITVASEIMAIFCLAEDLADLERRLGEIVVAYRTDDTPVTARDLKADGAMAVLLRQALAPNLVQTLENNPALVHGGPFANIAHGCNSMVATKTALKLADYVVTEAGFGADLGAEKFFDIKCRKGGLKPDAAVVVATIRALKMHGGVGREALGQEDAEAVSRGCANLARHVENVKKGFGVPVVVAVNRFSADTQAEFEAVKTACATMEVEAVLCEHWAKGSAGTEALAHAVVGLVEAGTADFQPIYPDAMPLLDKIRAVAQKVYRADDVVADKRVRDQLAAFEAAGYGDLPVCMAKTQYSFSTDPAARGAPTGFRIPVREVRLSAGAGFVVALTGEIMTMPGLPSHPAAEKIGISREGWIDGLF from the coding sequence GTGATGACAGCGAAATCCGACCTCGAGATTGCCCGCGCCGCCGATTGCCGCCCGATCGCGGAGATCGCCGCCAAGCTCGATATCCCATTCGAGAACCTGGTCCCGTTCGGTCACGACAAGGCGAAGGTGTCGCTCGACTACGCGGCGTCGCTGAAGGATCGGCCGGACGGCAAGCTGGTGCTGGTGACCGCCATCAACCCGACGCCTGCCGGCGAGGGCAAGACGACGACCACGGTGGGGCTCGGCGATGCCCTCAACCGGATCGGCAAGCGGACGACGATCTGCCTGCGCGAACCGTCTCTCGGCCCCTGCTTCGGCATGAAGGGCGGGGCTGCGGGCGGCGGCTATGCCCAGGTCGTGCCGATGGAGGACATCAACCTCCACTTCACCGGCGACTTCCACGCCATCACCACGGCCCATAACCTGCTCGCCGCAATGGTCGACAATCATCTCCACTGGGGCAACGCGCTGGGCATCGATCCGCGCCGGATCGTCTGGCGCCGGGTAATGGACATGAACGACCGCGCGCTGCGCGACATCGCCATCGGTCTCGGCGGCACGGCCAACGGCGTCGTCCGCGAGAGCGGCTTCGACATCACCGTGGCGTCCGAGATCATGGCGATCTTCTGCCTTGCCGAGGATCTGGCCGATCTGGAGCGCCGGCTCGGCGAGATCGTGGTCGCCTACCGCACCGACGACACGCCCGTCACGGCGCGCGACCTCAAGGCCGATGGCGCCATGGCCGTGCTCCTGCGCCAGGCGCTGGCGCCCAATCTGGTGCAGACGCTGGAGAACAACCCGGCCCTCGTCCATGGCGGCCCGTTCGCCAACATCGCCCATGGCTGCAATTCCATGGTCGCCACCAAGACCGCCCTTAAGCTCGCCGATTACGTGGTGACCGAGGCCGGTTTCGGCGCCGATCTGGGCGCGGAAAAGTTCTTCGACATCAAGTGCCGCAAGGGCGGTCTGAAGCCGGACGCGGCCGTCGTGGTGGCCACCATCCGCGCCCTCAAGATGCACGGCGGCGTCGGCCGGGAGGCGCTTGGCCAGGAGGACGCGGAGGCCGTGTCGCGCGGCTGCGCCAACCTCGCCCGCCACGTGGAGAACGTGAAGAAGGGGTTCGGCGTCCCCGTCGTGGTCGCGGTGAACCGGTTTTCCGCCGACACCCAGGCGGAATTCGAGGCGGTGAAGACAGCCTGTGCCACGATGGAGGTGGAAGCCGTCCTGTGCGAGCACTGGGCGAAGGGGTCCGCCGGCACCGAGGCGCTGGCCCATGCCGTGGTCGGGCTGGTGGAGGCCGGAACCGCCGACTTTCAGCCGATCTATCCCGATGCCATGCCGCTATTGGACAAGATCCGGGCGGTCGCCCAGAAGGTCTACCGTGCCGACGACGTGGTCGCGGACAAGCGCGTGCGCGATCAGCTTGCCGCCTTCGAGGCGGCCGGCTACGGCGACCTGCCGGTGTGCATGGCCAAGACCCAGTATTCGTTCTCGACCGATCCGGCCGCCCGCGGGGCGCCGACGGGCTTCCGGATCCCGGTGCGCGAGGTCCGGCTTTCCGCCGGCGCCGGGTTCGTGGTCGCGCTCACCGGCGAGATCATGACGATGCCGGGCCTGCCCAGCCATCCGGCGGCGGAGAAGATCGGGATCAGCCGGGAAGGCTGGATCGACGGGCTGTTCTAG
- a CDS encoding GlxA family transcriptional regulator: protein MDTRARQSRTIVFLLLPNFSMIAFATAIEPLRLANRHLGYPFYRWRIISEHGGTETASNGCTIAVESSLAEERKHTGSERPDMVFVCSGIGVETLDTRNVRPWLRQLRTAGVTVGGLCTGAWVLAEAGLLDGKRCAIHWETLPAFSERFPEANVFADLFEVADNMYTCAGGTAALDMMFSLINTDHGEGVVNRICEQCLADRVRNPHDRQRLPLRARLGVHNTKLLFIIELMEANIDEPLSLVDIAGYVGLSRRQIERLFRTGLGMSPARYYLEVRLDRARHLLLQSNMPIVDVAIACGFVSASHFSKCFREMYGQSPAQTRLERDTAQMAAE from the coding sequence ATGGATACCCGAGCGCGCCAGTCACGGACGATTGTCTTCTTACTGCTGCCGAACTTCTCGATGATCGCGTTCGCGACCGCGATCGAGCCCTTGCGTCTGGCCAATCGGCATCTGGGCTATCCCTTCTATCGCTGGCGCATCATCTCCGAACACGGCGGCACCGAGACCGCCAGCAACGGCTGCACGATCGCCGTGGAAAGCTCGCTCGCCGAGGAGCGCAAGCACACAGGCTCCGAGCGGCCGGACATGGTGTTCGTCTGTTCCGGCATCGGCGTGGAGACGCTGGACACCCGCAACGTGCGGCCCTGGCTCCGGCAGCTGCGCACCGCCGGCGTGACGGTCGGCGGCCTGTGCACCGGCGCCTGGGTGCTGGCCGAGGCGGGGCTTCTGGACGGCAAGCGCTGCGCGATCCACTGGGAGACGCTGCCGGCCTTCTCCGAGCGGTTCCCGGAAGCCAACGTGTTCGCCGATCTCTTCGAGGTCGCCGACAACATGTACACCTGCGCCGGCGGGACGGCCGCGCTGGACATGATGTTCTCGCTGATCAACACCGATCACGGCGAGGGGGTGGTCAACCGGATCTGCGAACAGTGCCTGGCGGACCGGGTGCGCAATCCGCACGACCGCCAGCGCCTGCCGCTGCGCGCCCGTCTCGGCGTTCACAACACCAAGCTTCTCTTCATCATCGAGCTGATGGAAGCCAACATCGACGAGCCGCTCTCGCTCGTCGACATCGCCGGCTATGTCGGCCTGTCGCGCCGGCAGATCGAGCGGCTTTTCCGCACCGGGCTCGGCATGTCGCCGGCGCGCTACTATCTGGAGGTCCGGCTGGACCGGGCGCGGCACCTGCTCCTGCAGTCCAACATGCCGATCGTGGACGTGGCGATAGCCTGCGGGTTCGTGTCCGCCTCCCACTTCTCCAAGTGCTTCCGGGAGATGTACGGCCAGTCGCCGGCCCAGACCCGGCTGGAGCGTGACACCGCCCAGATGGCGGCCGAGTAA
- a CDS encoding GcvT family protein has translation MRTHARAVVVGGGVVGVSTLYHLAKKGWSDSVLIERKELTSGSTWHAAGLLPLFNVSYSVGQIHKYSVDFYEKLQEETGQDVGLRRVSNIRIARTRDRWDEFMYYAGIAETIGVDVKILTPDQIKEIWPLCETDGLLGGIQHPDDGYVQPADLTQALAKGARAYGAEINRYTTVLGIEQTRTGEWLVKTDKGDITCEHVISATGNFARKTGEMVGLDIPVIPVEHQYIVTEAHPAIKARKAQGLPEMGVLREADSSWYMREEAGGLLLGPYEVGAPVCYVDAPSDQSEYELFQEDLDRLMPYIETAIARVPAFGEVGIKKVYNGAIAYTPDGSPIVGPAWDLKNFWLNEGHSFGVTAAGGAGWQLAEWIVEGEPTIDMMGVDPRRFGPHATRGYLREKNEEAYANVFTVHYPDEERMAGRPLKRAPCYDRMKELGAVFGSVYGWERPNWFAPEGFGIAPDALDKPDVILNHNHPEPAADGKIKELWSFRRSNYFEQVGAEARHVHEQAGLLDMSAFSKFEVWGPGAEAWLDSLVANRLPKKIGRIGLAHLLTPSGGVRSEFTIYREGPQRFYLVSAGAYERHDFDTLQKLLPADGSVMLQKVTTQYGVLVLAGPESRNILQALTDTDLSTAAFPWLTGKTINVGHATAKALRVNFVGELGWELHHPIEMQNTIFDLIMDVGKAHGVRPFGIRAMDALRIEKSYRLIPRELSVEYAALESGLDRFVHLNKASFIGREALVERQQRGFDWAFATMQVHDVSEADARGNEPIYVNGDLVGRATSGGFGWRTDQSLALGMVRPDYAEVGTELEISILGKRHMATVVGESPFDPDNQRLRA, from the coding sequence CAAGGAGCTGACCTCCGGCTCGACCTGGCACGCGGCCGGGCTTCTGCCGCTGTTCAACGTCTCCTACTCGGTCGGCCAGATCCACAAATACTCCGTCGACTTCTACGAGAAGCTCCAGGAGGAGACCGGCCAGGACGTCGGCCTTCGCCGCGTTTCCAACATCCGCATCGCCCGCACCCGCGACCGCTGGGACGAGTTCATGTACTACGCCGGCATCGCGGAGACGATCGGCGTGGACGTGAAGATCCTGACGCCGGACCAGATCAAGGAGATCTGGCCGCTCTGCGAGACCGACGGCCTGCTCGGCGGCATCCAGCATCCCGACGACGGCTACGTGCAGCCAGCCGACCTGACCCAGGCGCTGGCCAAGGGCGCCCGCGCCTACGGCGCGGAGATCAATCGCTACACGACCGTGCTGGGCATCGAGCAGACCCGCACCGGCGAATGGCTGGTCAAGACCGACAAGGGCGACATCACCTGCGAGCACGTGATCTCGGCCACCGGCAACTTCGCCCGCAAGACCGGCGAGATGGTCGGTCTCGACATTCCCGTCATCCCGGTGGAGCACCAGTACATCGTCACCGAGGCGCATCCGGCCATCAAGGCGCGCAAGGCACAGGGCCTGCCGGAGATGGGCGTGCTGCGCGAGGCGGATTCCTCCTGGTACATGCGCGAGGAAGCAGGCGGCCTGCTGCTTGGGCCGTACGAGGTCGGCGCGCCGGTCTGCTATGTCGACGCTCCCTCCGACCAGTCCGAGTACGAGCTCTTCCAGGAGGATCTCGACCGGCTGATGCCCTATATCGAGACCGCGATCGCCCGGGTTCCCGCCTTCGGCGAGGTCGGCATCAAGAAGGTCTACAACGGCGCCATCGCCTACACCCCGGACGGCTCGCCGATCGTCGGCCCGGCCTGGGATCTGAAGAACTTCTGGCTGAACGAGGGCCACTCCTTCGGCGTGACCGCCGCCGGCGGCGCCGGCTGGCAGCTGGCCGAGTGGATCGTGGAAGGCGAGCCGACCATCGACATGATGGGCGTCGACCCGCGCCGGTTCGGCCCGCACGCGACCCGCGGCTATCTGCGCGAGAAGAACGAGGAAGCCTACGCCAACGTCTTCACCGTCCACTATCCGGACGAGGAACGCATGGCCGGCCGGCCGCTGAAGCGCGCGCCCTGCTACGACCGGATGAAGGAACTCGGTGCCGTGTTCGGCTCCGTCTACGGGTGGGAGCGGCCGAACTGGTTCGCGCCGGAAGGCTTCGGGATCGCCCCCGACGCCCTCGACAAGCCCGACGTGATCCTCAACCACAACCATCCCGAGCCCGCCGCCGACGGCAAGATCAAGGAGCTGTGGTCGTTCCGCCGGTCCAACTATTTCGAGCAGGTCGGCGCGGAAGCCCGCCACGTGCACGAGCAGGCCGGCCTCCTCGACATGTCCGCCTTCTCCAAGTTCGAGGTGTGGGGGCCGGGCGCGGAAGCGTGGCTCGACAGCCTCGTCGCCAACCGGCTGCCGAAGAAGATCGGCCGCATCGGCCTCGCCCATCTTCTGACGCCGTCCGGCGGCGTGCGCTCGGAGTTCACCATTTACCGGGAAGGGCCCCAGCGCTTCTATCTGGTCTCCGCCGGCGCCTATGAGCGGCACGACTTCGACACCCTGCAGAAGCTGCTGCCGGCCGACGGCTCGGTGATGCTGCAGAAGGTGACGACCCAGTACGGCGTGCTGGTCCTGGCCGGGCCGGAATCCCGCAATATCCTGCAGGCGCTCACCGACACCGACCTGTCGACGGCGGCGTTCCCCTGGCTCACCGGCAAGACCATCAATGTCGGCCATGCCACCGCCAAGGCGCTGCGCGTCAACTTCGTCGGCGAGCTGGGCTGGGAGCTGCATCATCCGATCGAGATGCAGAACACCATCTTCGATCTGATCATGGATGTGGGCAAGGCCCACGGCGTACGCCCGTTCGGCATCCGCGCCATGGACGCGCTGCGGATCGAGAAGTCCTACCGGCTGATCCCCCGGGAGCTGTCGGTGGAGTACGCGGCGCTGGAATCCGGGCTCGACCGGTTCGTGCACCTCAACAAGGCGAGCTTCATCGGCCGGGAAGCCCTGGTGGAGCGCCAGCAGCGCGGCTTCGACTGGGCCTTCGCCACCATGCAGGTCCACGACGTGTCCGAGGCCGACGCCCGCGGCAACGAGCCGATCTACGTAAACGGCGACCTGGTCGGCCGGGCGACCTCCGGCGGCTTCGGCTGGCGCACCGACCAGAGCCTCGCGCTGGGCATGGTCCGGCCGGATTACGCGGAGGTCGGCACCGAGCTGGAGATCTCCATCCTCGGCAAGCGCCACATGGCGACGGTCGTCGGCGAATCCCCGTTCGACCCGGACAATCAGCGCCTGCGCGCCTGA
- a CDS encoding DUF1194 domain-containing protein — MALLAALAPAAPAVAQVEDVVDIELVLAVDVSWSMDHDEQLLQRQGYVGAFLHPDVLAAIEAGDWGRIAVTYVEWAGAGLQQVVVPWTLVDGPDSAEAFAARLAAAPLGRLRRTSISGALAFTGTLFDDNGYEGFRRVIDMSGDGPNNMGPPVTEERDKLIEAGITVNGLPIMIRRSSYDPFFQITNLDVYYEDCVIGGFGAFMVVVKSADEFADAIRRKLILEIAGAKPQTIPAQQILEQGPRIDCLIGEKLWQRWRGGP; from the coding sequence ATGGCCTTGCTTGCGGCGCTTGCCCCCGCCGCGCCGGCTGTGGCGCAGGTGGAGGACGTGGTCGATATCGAGCTGGTGCTTGCCGTCGATGTGTCCTGGTCCATGGACCACGACGAGCAGCTTCTCCAGCGCCAGGGCTATGTCGGCGCCTTCCTCCATCCCGACGTGCTCGCCGCCATCGAGGCCGGCGACTGGGGCCGGATCGCGGTGACCTATGTGGAATGGGCCGGCGCCGGACTGCAGCAGGTCGTGGTGCCGTGGACGCTGGTGGACGGTCCCGACAGCGCCGAAGCGTTTGCCGCCCGGCTGGCCGCCGCCCCGCTCGGGCGGCTCAGGCGGACCTCCATCTCCGGCGCGCTCGCGTTCACCGGCACACTGTTCGACGACAACGGCTACGAAGGCTTCCGCCGCGTCATCGACATGTCCGGCGACGGCCCGAACAACATGGGCCCCCCGGTCACCGAGGAGCGCGACAAGCTGATCGAGGCCGGCATCACCGTGAACGGCCTGCCGATCATGATCCGGCGGTCGTCCTACGATCCGTTCTTCCAGATCACCAATCTCGACGTCTACTACGAGGACTGCGTGATCGGCGGGTTCGGCGCGTTCATGGTCGTCGTTAAGAGCGCGGACGAGTTCGCCGACGCCATCCGGCGCAAGCTGATCCTGGAGATCGCGGGGGCAAAGCCACAGACGATTCCGGCCCAGCAGATCCTGGAGCAAGGACCGCGGATCGACTGCCTGATCGGCGAGAAGCTCTGGCAGCGCTGGCGCGGCGGGCCGTAA